One Psychrobacillus glaciei genomic region harbors:
- the glmS gene encoding glutamine--fructose-6-phosphate transaminase (isomerizing): protein MCGIVGYIGEADVKEILLNGLEKLEYRGYDSAGIAVLNKEGVVVFKEKGRIADLRDVVDEEVDAKLGIGHTRWATHGVPNQLNAHPHQSTTKRFTLVHNGVIENYHLMKKAYLSNVEMASDTDTEVIVQLIEKFSQDGLSTVDALRKTLHLIHGSYALALLDKEDKNTIYVAKNKSPLLVGIGDGFNVVASDAMAMLQVTEQYVELHDQEIVIVQKDSVEIQKLDGTKVKRASYKAELDMSDIEKGTYPHYMLKEMDEQPAVIRKIIQAYQNEQGELTIDQAILDAFHDADRLYIIAAGTSYHGGLIGKEYFEKIAGIPVEVHISSEFGYNMPLLSEKPLFMFLTQSGETADSRQVLVKIKEKGYPTITMTNVPGSTLSREADHTLLLHAGPEIAVASTKAYVAQVAVLMVSASVYAQSQGKTLDFDVVKELGIAANAVQAIVDSKEEMEQIATEFLATTRNAFFIGRNVDFYVSLEGALKLKEISYIQAEGFAGGELKHGTIALIEDGTPIFALATQQAVSLNIRGNVKEVVARGANPCIIAMEGHEEEGDRFVLPKVHELFAPLVAVIPLQLISYYAALHRDCDVDKPRNLAKSVTVE from the coding sequence ATGTGTGGAATTGTAGGATATATTGGAGAAGCAGATGTTAAAGAAATTTTGTTAAATGGTTTAGAAAAATTAGAGTACCGTGGATACGACTCTGCGGGGATTGCTGTGTTAAATAAAGAAGGCGTAGTTGTTTTCAAAGAAAAAGGACGTATAGCTGATTTACGTGACGTAGTAGATGAAGAGGTAGATGCGAAGCTTGGGATTGGTCATACTCGTTGGGCTACTCACGGAGTTCCAAATCAACTAAATGCACATCCACATCAAAGTACGACAAAACGTTTCACGCTTGTGCATAATGGTGTTATTGAAAACTATCACCTAATGAAAAAAGCATATTTATCTAATGTAGAAATGGCATCTGATACGGATACAGAAGTAATTGTTCAGCTTATTGAGAAATTCTCACAAGACGGGCTATCTACAGTAGATGCACTTAGAAAAACATTGCATCTTATTCACGGATCGTATGCACTTGCTCTACTAGACAAAGAAGATAAAAATACGATTTATGTAGCGAAAAATAAATCACCACTACTAGTAGGAATTGGTGATGGATTTAATGTTGTAGCTTCTGATGCTATGGCGATGCTACAGGTTACGGAGCAGTATGTAGAGCTTCATGACCAAGAAATCGTAATCGTGCAAAAAGATTCTGTTGAAATTCAAAAACTAGACGGCACAAAAGTAAAACGTGCGTCGTACAAAGCGGAACTTGATATGAGTGATATTGAAAAAGGAACATATCCTCATTATATGCTTAAAGAAATGGACGAACAGCCTGCTGTAATCCGTAAAATAATTCAAGCATACCAAAACGAACAAGGCGAGCTTACAATTGATCAAGCTATTTTAGATGCATTTCATGATGCAGACCGTTTATATATTATCGCAGCAGGAACAAGCTATCACGGTGGACTGATTGGTAAAGAATACTTCGAAAAAATTGCTGGTATTCCAGTAGAAGTGCATATTTCGAGCGAATTTGGCTACAACATGCCGCTTCTATCAGAGAAACCATTGTTTATGTTCTTGACACAATCAGGTGAAACAGCAGACAGCAGACAAGTACTTGTGAAAATAAAAGAAAAAGGTTACCCAACGATTACAATGACAAACGTACCAGGTTCAACACTTTCTCGCGAAGCAGATCATACATTATTACTTCATGCTGGTCCTGAAATTGCAGTTGCATCTACAAAAGCTTATGTTGCTCAAGTTGCAGTATTAATGGTATCAGCTTCTGTATATGCACAGTCTCAAGGGAAAACACTAGACTTTGATGTAGTGAAAGAACTAGGGATTGCAGCAAATGCGGTGCAAGCAATCGTGGACTCCAAAGAAGAAATGGAACAAATCGCAACAGAATTTTTAGCAACAACTAGAAATGCATTCTTCATCGGACGCAACGTCGACTTCTACGTAAGTTTAGAAGGTGCTCTAAAACTAAAAGAAATTTCATATATTCAAGCAGAAGGCTTTGCAGGCGGAGAACTAAAACATGGTACAATCGCTCTAATCGAAGATGGTACACCGATTTTTGCTCTTGCCACTCAACAAGCAGTGAGCCTGAACATTCGTGGAAACGTAAAAGAAGTAGTAGCACGTGGCGCAAACCCATGTATTATTGCTATGGAAGGCCATGAAGAAGAAGGCGACCGCTTCGTACTTCCAAAAGTACACGAGCTATTCGCTCCACTAGTAGCAGTAATTCCGCTTCAACTGATTAGTTATTATGCAGCATTGCATAGAGATTGTGACGTGGATAAACCAAGAAACTTGGCTAAATCAGTTACAGTGGAATAA
- a CDS encoding ABC transporter permease yields MTNAIITTGVQTSVNKKREKVYITTIKRLLKNKLSVIGIIIILGLIFMALFAPFLATYDPVKQSLVDSELPMFSNGHWLGTDNYGRDVWSRIVYGSRISLIVGFTAVSLGLFGGIILGLLGGYYKKLDGIIMRIVDLLFSFPGILLAMLIIAILGTSLVNVVIAISVWSIPSCARIVRGSVLSIKQKEYIMALRSLGASDLRIMVRHILPNAFAPIIVFATMRMGTAILSTASLSYLGLGAQPPSPEWGAMISQGQNYMWTSPHLTIVPGIAIMLTVFAFNVVGDGLRDALDPNMDIQ; encoded by the coding sequence ATGACGAATGCGATTATAACAACAGGTGTACAAACATCCGTGAATAAGAAAAGAGAGAAAGTATACATCACTACAATCAAAAGACTTTTGAAAAATAAACTATCAGTAATCGGTATTATAATTATTTTAGGTTTAATCTTTATGGCATTGTTTGCACCTTTTTTAGCTACATATGACCCTGTAAAACAGAGTCTTGTAGATAGTGAACTTCCGATGTTCTCGAATGGACATTGGCTAGGAACAGATAATTATGGAAGAGATGTATGGTCACGTATTGTATATGGTTCCAGAATTTCATTAATTGTAGGTTTTACAGCAGTGTCCTTAGGATTATTTGGAGGAATTATCCTTGGCTTACTTGGTGGTTATTATAAAAAACTAGATGGAATCATCATGAGAATCGTTGATTTACTATTCTCATTCCCAGGTATTCTATTAGCAATGTTAATTATTGCGATTTTAGGTACCAGTCTTGTAAACGTGGTGATAGCGATAAGTGTATGGTCAATACCAAGTTGTGCTCGCATTGTTCGGGGGTCAGTTCTCTCCATTAAGCAAAAGGAGTACATCATGGCTTTAAGGTCTTTAGGGGCTTCGGACCTTCGAATTATGGTTCGTCACATATTGCCAAATGCTTTTGCTCCAATAATTGTGTTTGCAACGATGCGCATGGGTACAGCAATACTTTCTACTGCCTCACTTAGTTATCTAGGATTGGGTGCTCAACCCCCTTCACCAGAATGGGGTGCAATGATTTCTCAAGGTCAAAATTATATGTGGACATCGCCACATTTAACTATTGTTCCAGGAATCGCAATTATGTTAACGGTTTTTGCTTTTAATGTAGTAGGGGATGGATTAAGAGATGCGTTAGATCCAAATATGGATATCCAATAA
- a CDS encoding ApeA N-terminal domain 1-containing protein, translated as MSRNNSMHYGSWRVLGSDIDLNGILEINHEQKIYELKLYNEEAVELPHFSANVFGKTHRGTSFTLVDCSLAQNVSISSQNDYSKRYEIVVHCRYVLEDVLFENIEDLLVTEVNFKLSNMDVWAHQEAIEIDYDVEKGHLITVKELQNINCKYEDFIFSIDYEVIPDYFSQHSHEFKINTICKFKILFEQPKPLEQALILINKVRDFLTLCTSTRTYIETIVAMPIPNKQADFTLPFEVYGHGIEKSEVEEIPKLHFININLRLDKIANDFEKCMENWFSKNELLQPVIDLYTGINYQHTSYEMHFLNAVQALEAYHRLTRKNVVLPKAEHKLKIDSILSSGPEEYRDWLQGKLNFSNEPSLHERLEDLFFPVKNTTNKNYGKAYHLFKLQGIKIESLIKDIKNTRNYNTHFDESLRKKAVTGEELVQLTTLLIIMIEYYLMTELELSEELILAITKEKVLKISKHRSYLQALRSTNMNRKR; from the coding sequence GTGTCTCGAAATAATAGTATGCATTATGGAAGTTGGAGAGTACTAGGTAGTGATATTGATTTAAATGGAATACTAGAAATTAATCATGAACAAAAAATATATGAGTTGAAGCTATATAACGAAGAAGCTGTTGAACTTCCGCATTTTTCTGCAAATGTATTTGGTAAAACACATAGAGGAACATCTTTTACATTAGTTGATTGTAGTTTAGCTCAAAATGTATCAATATCTTCCCAAAATGATTATTCAAAACGTTATGAAATAGTTGTTCATTGCAGGTATGTATTAGAAGACGTTTTATTTGAAAACATTGAAGACTTGCTTGTTACTGAAGTGAATTTTAAACTCAGTAATATGGATGTATGGGCTCATCAAGAAGCTATTGAGATAGACTATGACGTAGAAAAAGGACATTTAATTACAGTCAAGGAGCTACAAAATATAAATTGTAAGTATGAAGATTTTATTTTTAGTATTGATTATGAAGTGATACCAGATTACTTCTCTCAACATTCGCATGAGTTTAAAATTAATACAATTTGTAAATTTAAAATCTTATTTGAACAACCTAAACCATTAGAACAAGCACTAATTCTAATTAATAAAGTTCGTGATTTTCTTACTCTTTGTACATCAACCCGCACTTATATTGAAACAATTGTAGCAATGCCAATTCCTAACAAGCAAGCTGATTTTACTTTACCTTTTGAAGTTTACGGACATGGTATAGAAAAAAGTGAAGTAGAAGAAATACCTAAATTGCATTTTATTAATATTAATTTAAGACTAGATAAAATAGCTAATGACTTTGAAAAGTGTATGGAAAACTGGTTTTCTAAAAATGAACTTTTACAGCCCGTTATTGATTTATACACTGGTATTAACTATCAGCATACATCTTATGAGATGCATTTTTTAAATGCTGTTCAAGCGTTAGAAGCTTACCATCGTTTAACTAGAAAAAATGTAGTGTTACCTAAAGCTGAGCATAAGTTGAAAATAGATTCTATATTATCTTCAGGCCCAGAAGAATATAGAGATTGGCTACAAGGTAAATTAAATTTTTCTAATGAACCATCTTTACATGAACGATTAGAAGATTTGTTTTTCCCAGTAAAAAACACGACTAATAAAAACTATGGGAAAGCATACCATCTATTTAAACTTCAAGGAATTAAGATTGAAAGTTTGATAAAGGATATTAAAAATACTAGAAATTATAATACTCATTTTGATGAAAGTTTGAGGAAGAAGGCTGTAACAGGTGAAGAGTTAGTTCAACTAACGACGTTGTTAATTATAATGATTGAATATTATTTGATGACAGAATTAGAACTAAGTGAAGAGTTAATATTAGCTATAACCAAGGAGAAGGTGTTGAAAATATCAAAACATCGCTCCTATCTTCAAGCCCTTCGTAGTACGAATATGAATAGGAAGAGGTAA
- a CDS encoding chromate transporter produces MKNKSKRPGRVLQRDISIAFFRSGILGFGGGPSSIPLVHQEVVKKYGWMDEDEFGDTLALANTLPGPINTKMAGYIGYRIAGIWGCLNAIIVSVIPTVLMMILLLGLIQKYKDIPKVQNMSIAVIPVVAVLLGQLTWDFIKKSGESLGWLKALLLIVLSTVLIEVLHIHPAIVILACIVLVFAPLLKRRKKI; encoded by the coding sequence ATGAAGAACAAATCCAAGCGTCCAGGTCGTGTTCTTCAGAGGGATATAAGTATAGCCTTTTTTCGTTCAGGGATTCTTGGATTCGGAGGGGGGCCATCTTCTATACCACTCGTTCATCAAGAGGTTGTAAAAAAATATGGCTGGATGGATGAAGATGAATTTGGAGACACGCTTGCCCTTGCAAATACGTTGCCTGGACCAATTAACACAAAAATGGCAGGGTATATCGGCTACCGGATAGCTGGTATATGGGGTTGTTTAAATGCAATTATTGTATCCGTAATTCCGACTGTACTAATGATGATTTTATTATTGGGATTAATACAAAAGTATAAGGATATTCCGAAAGTGCAAAATATGTCTATCGCAGTAATACCAGTTGTAGCGGTATTGCTTGGTCAATTAACGTGGGACTTTATAAAGAAATCAGGAGAATCTCTTGGTTGGTTGAAGGCATTGTTGTTAATAGTTCTTTCAACTGTATTAATAGAGGTTCTACATATTCATCCTGCCATTGTCATTTTAGCGTGCATAGTTCTTGTGTTCGCCCCCTTACTTAAAAGGAGGAAGAAAATATGA
- a CDS encoding glutathione ABC transporter substrate-binding protein, producing MKKNLLLVVLFIVALVLAACSSGESASAPKNTDGSSNEKTISNKTFTYASTSDAVGLSPILMNDSPSANVTEQVYEQLFQRNVETMEFEPKLAESYETPDENTWVIKLKEGIKFHDGTPFNAEAVKYTFDKLRDPATAAPRASLLEPVDTINVLDEYTVEIKTKYPYGAFLASLSHTNAAIVSPTADQKQDLMKEPVGTGPFKFVSWTPGDQIVLEANEEYWDGAPELKKVVYKVVPEISTAISMLQTGEVQFIDNLPTEQIKRIESLDNVNIDKIDGSPVYYLAFNHLREINQDPEFREAVAAAMDRDAFVSKLNGLGVRSDSVIGPKVFGYDSSADKAGTVYDLEKAKSLVAKNGYGNKPIKLLTANRSNFVLMAEIVQAQLTEAGFNVQIESMEWATFLDSARAGDYDLTFLSWSNVTGDGSELLYPNFHSDNVGSSNRAQYSNPEFDKLVVQSRTTIDQDERKVLLDKANKMMIEENAVVVMYHGIVTAALDKTYTGLELDPNGKWYLKNITGK from the coding sequence ATGAAAAAGAATTTGTTATTAGTTGTTTTATTTATCGTGGCACTCGTTTTAGCAGCATGTTCAAGTGGCGAATCTGCATCTGCGCCGAAAAATACGGATGGTTCAAGTAATGAAAAAACAATAAGCAATAAAACTTTTACTTATGCTTCAACTTCGGATGCAGTGGGATTGTCTCCTATTTTGATGAATGATTCACCATCAGCTAATGTCACAGAGCAAGTGTATGAACAATTATTTCAACGAAATGTAGAGACTATGGAATTTGAACCTAAATTAGCAGAGTCATATGAAACACCTGATGAAAACACTTGGGTTATTAAATTAAAAGAAGGAATTAAATTCCACGATGGCACACCTTTCAATGCGGAAGCTGTGAAATATACATTTGATAAACTACGTGATCCTGCAACTGCCGCACCCCGTGCATCGTTACTAGAACCAGTAGATACAATTAATGTTTTAGATGAATATACAGTGGAGATTAAAACTAAATATCCTTATGGTGCATTTTTAGCATCTCTTTCTCATACGAATGCGGCAATCGTTAGTCCTACGGCTGATCAAAAACAGGACTTAATGAAAGAACCAGTTGGTACAGGTCCATTTAAATTTGTAAGTTGGACGCCAGGAGATCAAATTGTATTAGAGGCAAACGAAGAGTATTGGGATGGAGCTCCTGAGTTAAAGAAAGTAGTTTATAAAGTAGTACCTGAAATATCAACGGCAATATCTATGTTACAAACAGGAGAGGTTCAATTTATTGATAATCTACCAACTGAACAAATTAAACGCATAGAATCATTAGATAATGTAAATATCGATAAAATAGATGGATCGCCAGTATACTATTTAGCATTTAACCATTTAAGAGAAATCAATCAAGATCCTGAATTCCGTGAAGCAGTTGCAGCAGCTATGGATCGTGATGCATTTGTTTCTAAGTTAAACGGACTAGGGGTTCGTAGTGATAGTGTTATTGGACCTAAAGTATTTGGTTACGATTCATCTGCAGATAAAGCAGGTACTGTTTATGATTTAGAAAAAGCAAAATCGTTAGTAGCGAAAAATGGATATGGAAATAAACCAATAAAGTTATTAACTGCAAATCGCTCTAATTTCGTCTTGATGGCTGAAATAGTTCAGGCTCAATTAACAGAAGCTGGATTTAATGTGCAAATCGAATCAATGGAATGGGCTACATTTTTAGATTCGGCTCGTGCGGGTGATTATGATCTTACTTTCTTAAGCTGGTCCAATGTTACAGGAGATGGATCGGAGCTGTTGTATCCAAATTTCCATAGCGATAATGTAGGCTCTTCAAACCGTGCTCAGTACAGTAACCCGGAATTTGATAAGCTTGTTGTACAATCCCGCACAACAATAGACCAAGATGAACGAAAGGTATTACTAGACAAAGCTAACAAAATGATGATTGAAGAAAACGCAGTTGTAGTAATGTATCACGGAATTGTTACTGCAGCATTAGACAAGACATACACAGGACTGGAATTAGATCCAAACGGCAAGTGGTACTTAAAAAATATTACTGGAAAGTAG
- a CDS encoding ABC transporter ATP-binding protein produces the protein MVNLSPKTDRKILLRLEGVKKYFPIKGGVLRRVQGYVKAVEEVSLNLYEGESLGIVGESGCGKSTLGRAILGLEELTEGKVIFRNEEIQDLKRKEKLKFVKEMQMIFQDPFASLNPRQRIGSALEEVFTMHTNMTQKEKRSAVIDLLNEVGLKEEHYERYPHEFSGGQRQRIGIARAIALNPSFVICDEAVSALDVSVQAQVLKLLKSLQEKYQLSYLFISHDLGVVRYFCDRVLVMYLGNTVELGTVEDLFSNPIHPYTQALLSAIPRPSVNANKKRIRLQGDLPNPANPPSGCPFHTRCPIAQEICRSKKPIWEQVEDGHFAACHFAGANI, from the coding sequence ATGGTCAATTTGTCGCCCAAAACTGATCGGAAAATCCTCTTACGTTTAGAAGGAGTAAAAAAATATTTTCCTATTAAAGGAGGAGTATTAAGACGTGTACAAGGGTATGTGAAGGCGGTTGAAGAAGTCTCCCTTAATCTTTATGAAGGGGAGAGCTTAGGGATAGTAGGAGAATCAGGTTGTGGAAAGTCAACTTTAGGGCGTGCAATCTTAGGATTGGAAGAATTAACAGAAGGTAAAGTTATTTTTAGGAATGAAGAAATACAAGATTTAAAAAGAAAAGAAAAATTAAAATTTGTAAAAGAAATGCAAATGATTTTTCAAGACCCATTTGCTTCATTAAATCCTAGACAACGCATTGGGAGCGCATTAGAAGAAGTGTTTACAATGCATACTAATATGACGCAAAAAGAGAAACGATCTGCTGTAATTGATTTGTTAAACGAAGTTGGTTTGAAGGAGGAACATTATGAACGATATCCGCATGAATTTAGTGGTGGGCAAAGACAACGTATCGGGATTGCAAGAGCCATTGCTTTAAATCCCTCATTTGTAATTTGTGATGAAGCGGTCTCTGCATTAGACGTATCAGTCCAAGCGCAAGTTTTAAAATTGTTGAAATCGTTGCAAGAGAAGTATCAATTATCGTATTTATTTATATCACATGATTTAGGCGTTGTAAGATATTTTTGTGATCGTGTTTTAGTTATGTATTTAGGTAATACGGTTGAACTTGGTACTGTGGAGGATTTATTTTCAAACCCAATTCATCCTTATACACAAGCTTTATTATCGGCAATTCCACGCCCATCGGTTAATGCAAATAAAAAAAGAATTAGATTACAGGGTGATTTACCAAACCCAGCAAATCCACCTTCAGGATGTCCGTTTCATACAAGATGTCCTATTGCACAAGAAATATGCAGAAGTAAAAAGCCTATTTGGGAACAAGTGGAAGATGGCCACTTTGCTGCGTGTCATTTTGCGGGCGCAAATATTTAA
- a CDS encoding chromate transporter: MIYWRIFLAFFIPNILGYGGGPASIPLVEHEVVGKYGWMTTQEFSEVVAIGNSLPGPIATKMAGYIGYTEGGILGSFIAMFATIAPTLILMIGMMAILLKYKDSPEVKNLSKFIRPIIAVLLGFMTIQFAQESVIGLGMWSSIILIAASLLLLVKFKVHPAFVILLALIYGAITG; the protein is encoded by the coding sequence ATGATCTATTGGCGTATATTTCTAGCCTTTTTTATTCCGAACATACTAGGCTATGGAGGAGGTCCAGCCTCCATACCATTAGTGGAACATGAAGTAGTGGGGAAATATGGCTGGATGACAACACAAGAATTCAGCGAAGTAGTCGCTATTGGGAACTCTCTACCTGGACCAATTGCTACGAAAATGGCAGGTTATATTGGTTACACAGAGGGTGGTATATTAGGTTCCTTCATCGCAATGTTTGCCACTATAGCTCCCACATTAATATTAATGATTGGTATGATGGCCATCTTATTAAAGTATAAAGATTCTCCGGAAGTAAAAAACTTATCGAAGTTTATTCGACCGATCATTGCCGTTTTACTAGGTTTTATGACCATCCAGTTTGCACAAGAATCTGTAATAGGATTGGGAATGTGGAGTTCAATCATACTAATAGCTGCCAGCTTGCTATTATTAGTTAAGTTCAAAGTCCATCCCGCATTTGTTATTTTATTAGCTTTAATATATGGTGCGATTACCGGTTAA
- a CDS encoding gamma-glutamyltransferase family protein: protein MDYLHHPFAAKRHTAFAKKGMVATSHPLAAQAGIEILQKGGNAIDAAIATAAALTVVEPTSNGIGGDAFALVWTKDKLHGLNASGPAPLSISAKEIKEKGHDKMPVYGVIPITVPGVPAAWAELSEKYGKLTLQEVLVPAIRYAEEGYPLTPILGKYWKMAYRKFKENCTSEEFTSWFETFAPNGKAPEIGEIWSSPDHAKTLRAIGETNARDFYEGEIANKIDAFMKRHNGYLSKEDLATYKPEWVEPVSTNYRGYDVWEIPPNGQGMIALMALNVFKELAKPEWQSANTIHQQIEAMKLAFTDGKAFITELEEMSVSVEQLLSEEYAKERAATIEVEASYPKPYELPKGGTVYLATADEEGNMVSYIQSNYMGFGSGVVVPGTGIALQNRGHDFSLDESHPNFIKPGKRSYNTIIPGFLTKDGQAVGPFGVMGGYMQPQGHFQIVTNTVDYLINPQAALDMPRWQWINGKTVHVEPEFPNYLVQSLVRKGHDIHIAPDTGSFGRGQIIWRNAETGVLQGGTESRTDGAIAVW, encoded by the coding sequence ATGGATTACTTACATCACCCATTTGCAGCGAAAAGGCATACCGCTTTCGCTAAAAAAGGTATGGTTGCAACGTCGCACCCATTGGCAGCACAAGCAGGAATAGAAATCCTCCAAAAAGGTGGCAATGCCATTGATGCAGCAATTGCAACTGCAGCGGCACTTACGGTAGTAGAACCAACTTCAAACGGAATTGGGGGGGATGCATTTGCACTGGTTTGGACTAAGGACAAGCTTCATGGGTTAAATGCATCAGGTCCAGCACCTCTATCGATTTCTGCAAAGGAAATTAAAGAAAAAGGACACGACAAAATGCCGGTATATGGTGTCATTCCAATAACAGTACCTGGTGTTCCAGCGGCATGGGCGGAGTTATCCGAAAAATACGGAAAACTAACACTTCAAGAAGTGTTAGTCCCAGCGATTCGGTACGCAGAAGAAGGTTATCCTTTAACACCGATTCTCGGTAAGTACTGGAAAATGGCGTATAGAAAGTTTAAAGAGAACTGTACCTCGGAAGAATTTACATCTTGGTTCGAGACATTTGCACCTAATGGAAAGGCTCCAGAAATCGGAGAAATATGGTCTTCACCTGATCATGCGAAAACATTACGTGCAATTGGTGAAACGAATGCTCGTGATTTCTATGAAGGGGAAATTGCAAATAAAATAGATGCCTTTATGAAACGGCATAACGGTTATTTATCAAAAGAAGATTTAGCGACCTATAAACCTGAATGGGTTGAGCCTGTTTCGACGAATTATCGTGGCTATGATGTGTGGGAAATACCACCAAATGGTCAAGGAATGATAGCACTCATGGCACTAAATGTGTTTAAGGAGCTCGCAAAACCGGAATGGCAAAGTGCGAATACAATTCACCAACAAATCGAAGCAATGAAATTAGCGTTTACAGACGGAAAAGCTTTCATTACAGAGCTAGAAGAAATGTCAGTAAGTGTGGAACAGTTACTATCAGAAGAATACGCGAAAGAACGTGCAGCAACTATTGAAGTGGAAGCAAGCTATCCAAAACCATATGAATTACCTAAAGGTGGCACTGTTTATTTGGCTACGGCTGACGAAGAAGGAAACATGGTTTCTTACATCCAAAGTAATTATATGGGATTTGGCTCAGGTGTCGTAGTACCAGGTACAGGAATTGCATTGCAAAATCGTGGACATGATTTTTCATTAGATGAGTCTCATCCAAACTTTATCAAACCGGGTAAACGATCATATAATACGATTATTCCCGGATTCCTAACGAAAGATGGTCAAGCAGTTGGCCCGTTTGGCGTAATGGGCGGATATATGCAACCACAAGGCCATTTCCAAATAGTCACGAACACGGTCGATTATTTAATAAACCCACAAGCGGCGCTTGATATGCCAAGATGGCAATGGATAAACGGGAAAACTGTACATGTAGAACCCGAATTTCCAAACTATCTTGTACAAAGTTTAGTAAGGAAAGGTCATGACATTCATATTGCACCAGATACCGGAAGTTTTGGACGTGGACAAATTATTTGGAGAAATGCGGAAACGGGTGTACTTCAAGGCGGAACTGAATCTCGAACGGATGGAGCTATAGCAGTTTGGTAA
- a CDS encoding ABC transporter ATP-binding protein, which produces MQETLLEVNHLVTEFRTADGDVQAVRDVSFSIAKGETLCIVGESGCGKSITSLSVIGLLPSNGKIAAGEIKYEGKEIHNLPYEEMRKMRGTKISMIFQEPMTALNPVLTVGYQLREPLMLHHKLSKSEATKQGIELLEQVGIPYPEKRMNQYPHELSGGMRQRVMIAIALSCHPGLLIADEPTTALDVTIQAQILDLINELKGKLNMGVMLITHDMGVVAEVADRVMVMYAGKKIEEGKVEEIFDNPKHPYTIGLLNSVPNVDDPDFELEPIPGSLPSLQEKIIGCRFHPRCKFSTDKCREIAPPEFSTDQGHIVSCWLHEEEEVKDGQFVAQN; this is translated from the coding sequence ATGCAGGAGACATTACTGGAAGTAAATCATTTAGTAACTGAATTTCGTACAGCAGATGGAGATGTCCAAGCTGTGCGAGATGTCTCCTTCTCAATTGCAAAAGGAGAGACATTGTGTATCGTTGGTGAGTCTGGTTGTGGGAAAAGTATTACATCTCTATCGGTTATCGGTCTGCTTCCGAGTAACGGAAAGATAGCTGCAGGAGAGATTAAATACGAAGGGAAGGAAATACATAACTTACCTTACGAAGAAATGAGAAAAATGCGGGGCACGAAAATTTCAATGATTTTCCAGGAGCCGATGACAGCACTAAATCCAGTTTTAACAGTTGGATATCAATTGCGCGAACCATTAATGCTGCATCATAAGTTGAGTAAAAGTGAAGCAACAAAACAAGGGATAGAATTATTAGAACAAGTCGGTATTCCTTACCCTGAAAAACGTATGAATCAGTATCCGCATGAACTTAGCGGTGGAATGAGACAACGCGTTATGATTGCAATCGCACTTTCTTGTCATCCAGGATTACTAATAGCAGACGAACCGACAACTGCACTGGATGTAACTATTCAAGCTCAAATATTAGATTTGATAAATGAATTAAAAGGAAAGCTTAATATGGGTGTTATGTTAATTACACATGACATGGGTGTTGTTGCTGAAGTGGCCGATAGAGTAATGGTTATGTACGCTGGTAAAAAAATAGAAGAAGGGAAAGTAGAGGAGATTTTTGATAACCCAAAGCATCCTTATACTATAGGGTTATTAAATTCAGTGCCTAATGTAGATGATCCAGACTTTGAATTAGAACCTATACCAGGGTCTCTTCCTAGTCTTCAAGAAAAGATTATTGGGTGCAGATTTCATCCGAGATGCAAATTTTCTACAGATAAATGTCGGGAAATAGCTCCACCAGAATTTAGCACAGACCAAGGGCATATTGTTAGTTGTTGGTTACATGAAGAGGAGGAAGTTAAAGATGGTCAATTTGTCGCCCAAAACTGA